ATTTTGGTCGACGCAGATGTCACGGCACAGGTCACCCAAACCTGCGTGGTCACTCTTGGTCCGATCAAAAATGATTTGCACACCACAGCAAAAGTCCGATTTGGCAACGATTCACGATCTTCTCAAGATGATGATGTTGAGATTTGGGCTGAAGACGAAGATCCTCCAGACCCCATCATTGACGGAATCATTGACGTTGGGGAATTTGTCACTGAGCAATTAGCTTTGGCACTTGATCCGTTTCCGCGTAGCCCAGATGCCAAATTCGAATCGCCGAAAGACATGGATAATTCCGATGATATAGCGGCTAATAAGCCGCACCCGTTCGCCGTTCTTGAAAAACTTAAGGGTAAACTGGAAGATAACACCTGATACCAAGTCTCAATGGGTGCTTATTAGTGAGACTTGGTATTACCTGCTTGCTCCTTGGCTGTTTATTGGGTATGAGTTCTGCCGCCCTAGAGCAGGGTATTTCCAATCAAGAGTAGAAATTATGGCTGTTCCAAAAAGTAAAATTACGAAATCCAAAAGAAACATGCGCCGTGCCCATGATCGGTTGCCTTCTGGGGTTTATGAAGAATGCGCAAATTGTGGGGAATTGAAACGTCCGCACCATGTGTGTAATGCTTGTGGTAACTATAATGACCGTGAAGTCGTCAAAGCCGAAGATGCGGCTTAGCGGCGCGGCTTAAACGACGATTTCAATCACAGACACAAGGACACCCCCTTTGTCGGAGCGTTTGACGCTGTCTCTGGATGCTATGGGAGGAGATAACTCACCACGAATTGTCGTGGAAGGAGTTAATCTTGTCCTTAAGGAACTTCCTAACGTTGACTATCTGCTGTTCGGTGACGAAGCGCAGATAACACCGTTATTGGAAGAGTTTCCGCGCGTCCGCGAGCGTTGCCAAGTGCGCCATACGACTGATGTGGTTGATAATGACATGAAGCCGGCGGTGGCCTTGCGCTCTGCACGCCAATCCAGCATGCGCCTGGCAATCAATGCCGTGCACGATGGCGAAGCAGACGGCGTTGTGTCCGCTGGCAATACAGGGGCCTTAATGGCCATTGCCAAGTTTGTGTTGAAGACACTTCCGGGAATTAAGCGCCCGGCAATCGCCGGGTATTTTCCAACCCGAAACGGCGACACCGTTATGCTCGACCTAGGTGCGAATATCGAGTGCGACGCGGATAACCTGGTTCAGTTTGCCGT
Above is a window of Rhodospirillaceae bacterium DNA encoding:
- a CDS encoding DUF177 domain-containing protein encodes the protein MIDGSQPEFSHPIPVDRLSETGTFLKISANKSERHALAKRLSIPAINSLNAEVRIKPESKGRKILVDADVTAQVTQTCVVTLGPIKNDLHTTAKVRFGNDSRSSQDDDVEIWAEDEDPPDPIIDGIIDVGEFVTEQLALALDPFPRSPDAKFESPKDMDNSDDIAANKPHPFAVLEKLKGKLEDNT
- the rpmF gene encoding 50S ribosomal protein L32 encodes the protein MAVPKSKITKSKRNMRRAHDRLPSGVYEECANCGELKRPHHVCNACGNYNDREVVKAEDAA